A genomic region of Serratia fonticola contains the following coding sequences:
- a CDS encoding GNAT family N-acetyltransferase encodes MNQAISIESITVLPLGYLEYGDFTFPVACYAQPDFNTPVEQWPTQPVAPFRKIYPLAPFLNDEGETFLARYNGEAVGHITLSKNWNDYTLIEEIAVSYPARRKGVASALLDTARRWARDQDTAGLMLETQNNNLTACLCYQRYGFTLGGIDHLLYRGQPDIADHEIALFWYLPFNNQIGY; translated from the coding sequence ATGAACCAGGCGATCAGCATCGAGTCGATTACTGTACTACCGCTCGGCTATCTGGAATACGGTGATTTTACCTTTCCTGTCGCCTGTTACGCTCAGCCCGATTTCAACACGCCTGTCGAGCAATGGCCAACCCAACCGGTTGCCCCCTTCCGTAAAATCTACCCGCTGGCCCCCTTTCTTAACGACGAAGGCGAAACCTTTTTGGCGCGCTACAATGGGGAGGCTGTCGGACATATCACGTTAAGCAAAAACTGGAATGACTATACGCTGATCGAAGAAATTGCCGTAAGCTACCCTGCTCGCCGGAAGGGGGTGGCCAGCGCGTTACTGGATACCGCGCGGCGGTGGGCCCGGGATCAGGATACCGCTGGGCTGATGCTCGAAACGCAAAACAACAATCTCACTGCTTGCCTGTGTTACCAGCGCTATGGTTTTACCCTGGGAGGAATTGATCACCTGCTTTACCGAGGGCAACCAGACATTGCCGATCATGAGATCGCCCTGTTCTGGTATCTGCCATTCAACAATCAGATTGGTTATTGA
- a CDS encoding Yip1 family protein, producing the protein MVNHVWGLLAHPSTEFQQIKNENETVSHLYTHHVLLMALIPVICAFIGTTRLGWLSGDGHAIRLDMFTAFYTAIAFYLLMLAGVAIMGKVIHWMARRYASRPSLHRCMVFAGYVATPMFLSGIVALYPVVWLCLFVGIVGLVYSGYLLYLGIPHFLNIDRKEGFIFSSSTLAIGILLLEFLLGLTVVLWGYGSWLF; encoded by the coding sequence ATGGTCAATCATGTTTGGGGACTGCTGGCGCATCCCAGCACCGAGTTTCAACAGATCAAAAACGAGAACGAAACCGTCTCGCATCTATACACGCACCACGTTTTGTTGATGGCATTGATTCCGGTTATTTGTGCGTTTATCGGTACGACTCGTTTAGGGTGGCTCTCTGGTGATGGGCACGCCATCCGTTTAGATATGTTCACAGCCTTCTACACCGCCATTGCCTTTTATCTGCTGATGCTGGCCGGTGTGGCGATTATGGGTAAAGTTATCCACTGGATGGCGCGGCGTTATGCCTCCCGCCCAAGTCTGCACCGCTGCATGGTGTTCGCGGGCTATGTTGCGACGCCGATGTTCCTCAGCGGTATCGTGGCGCTGTATCCCGTGGTCTGGCTGTGCCTGTTTGTCGGTATTGTCGGGCTGGTTTACTCAGGTTACCTGTTATATCTCGGTATCCCACATTTCCTTAATATCGATCGTAAAGAAGGCTTTATTTTCTCTAGCTCAACGTTGGCCATCGGCATCCTGTTGCTTGAGTTTCTGCTCGGACTGACAGTGGTGCTGTGGGGGTATGGTTCCTGGTTATTTTGA
- a CDS encoding NAD-dependent succinate-semialdehyde dehydrogenase yields MPYQTVNPFNNQLIKEYTPHNDDQVQQALAQADALYHSDWAKGEINQRLPILHKLADLMDSRVEELAKIASVEMGKLIDQSRGEVKLCAQIARYYANNAQKFLAPVRYESSLGEAWVEHHPIGVLMAVEPWNFPFYQLMRVLAPNLAAGNPVLVKHASIVPHCAEAFEKLVQAAGAPKGAYTNLYISQEQVAEIIADDRVQGVALTGSEKAGSVVAAQAAKKLKKATLELGGNDVFVVLDDCDLDKAAKVGAQARLNNAGQVCTAAKRFIVQEKVANAFLHKLTEHFKAVKIGDPLDATTTLGPLSSKAALEGLAKQVDEAVKHGAKLHLGGKALQHDGNFFEPTILTQITRDNPAYFAEFFGPVAQVYVVNDDDEIVKLANDSHYGLGGAIFSTHIERAKKLASRIETGMVYINSLTDTAPELPFGGVKRSGFGRELSDLGIKEFVNQKLVVVSNR; encoded by the coding sequence ATGCCATACCAGACAGTAAACCCTTTTAATAATCAGCTAATTAAAGAATATACCCCACATAACGACGATCAGGTGCAACAGGCACTGGCACAGGCCGATGCGCTGTATCACTCCGACTGGGCCAAAGGCGAAATCAACCAACGCTTGCCGATATTGCATAAATTGGCTGACCTGATGGATAGCCGGGTGGAGGAGCTGGCTAAAATCGCCAGCGTCGAAATGGGGAAGCTGATCGACCAGAGCCGGGGCGAAGTGAAGCTATGTGCCCAGATTGCCCGTTACTACGCCAATAATGCGCAAAAATTCCTGGCACCGGTACGCTATGAGTCCAGCCTGGGCGAAGCCTGGGTAGAACATCACCCTATCGGCGTATTGATGGCGGTAGAGCCTTGGAATTTCCCGTTTTACCAACTGATGCGCGTACTGGCCCCCAACCTGGCGGCCGGGAACCCGGTACTGGTCAAGCACGCCAGCATCGTGCCCCATTGCGCCGAAGCGTTTGAAAAGCTGGTACAGGCTGCGGGCGCCCCGAAAGGGGCCTATACCAACCTGTATATTTCCCAGGAACAGGTTGCTGAGATTATCGCAGACGATCGCGTACAGGGCGTAGCCCTCACCGGTTCAGAAAAGGCGGGTAGCGTTGTCGCGGCTCAAGCGGCGAAGAAATTGAAGAAAGCCACGCTGGAACTGGGTGGTAACGATGTTTTCGTGGTGCTTGATGATTGCGATCTCGATAAGGCCGCCAAGGTGGGGGCACAGGCGCGGTTGAACAATGCCGGGCAGGTGTGTACTGCTGCCAAGCGCTTTATCGTGCAGGAAAAAGTGGCCAACGCGTTCCTGCATAAACTTACCGAACATTTCAAGGCGGTAAAAATAGGCGATCCGCTGGATGCAACCACGACGCTGGGGCCTCTTTCTTCCAAAGCCGCATTGGAAGGGCTGGCCAAGCAGGTGGATGAAGCGGTGAAACACGGCGCTAAACTGCATTTGGGTGGTAAGGCGCTACAGCACGACGGTAACTTCTTTGAACCGACCATCCTCACGCAAATCACCCGCGATAACCCGGCCTACTTTGCCGAGTTCTTCGGCCCGGTGGCTCAGGTCTACGTAGTGAACGATGACGACGAGATCGTCAAGCTGGCTAATGACTCCCATTATGGGCTGGGTGGCGCCATTTTCAGTACCCATATTGAACGCGCCAAGAAGCTGGCCTCACGGATTGAAACCGGCATGGTATATATCAACTCATTAACCGATACCGCGCCGGAATTGCCATTTGGTGGCGTGAAGCGTTCGGGATTCGGCCGTGAGCTGTCAGATCTGGGAATTAAGGAGTTTGTAAACCAGAAACTGGTCGTGGTTAGCAATCGTTAA
- a CDS encoding MetQ/NlpA family lipoprotein, with translation MALLWRCTALAAALSAVLLLQGCDQETDQNHIKVGVINGAEQDVAEVAKQVAKEKYGLNVELVGFSGSLLPNDATDKGELDANVFQHRPFLEQQNKDHGYKLVAVGNTFVFPMAGYSKKIKSLQELQDGAVIAIPNDPTNLGRALLLLKKVGLIDLKQDKGLLPTSLDITANPHHYQIMELEGAQLPHVLDDPKVAVAVISTTYINQIGLTPTKDGIFIEDKDSPYTNIVVAREDNKDAQNVQNFVKAYESDEVAKAAEKIFNGGAVKGW, from the coding sequence ATGGCATTACTCTGGCGCTGTACGGCCCTGGCCGCAGCACTATCAGCAGTACTATTGTTACAAGGGTGCGATCAGGAAACCGATCAAAATCATATCAAGGTTGGCGTGATTAACGGTGCCGAGCAGGACGTAGCGGAGGTCGCCAAACAGGTGGCTAAAGAAAAATACGGTCTGAACGTTGAATTGGTTGGTTTCAGTGGCTCGCTACTGCCCAATGATGCCACAGACAAAGGCGAGTTAGACGCCAACGTCTTCCAGCATCGCCCTTTCCTGGAACAGCAAAATAAAGATCATGGCTACAAACTGGTAGCGGTAGGCAATACCTTTGTCTTCCCGATGGCCGGTTATTCGAAGAAGATCAAATCGCTGCAAGAGTTGCAAGACGGTGCGGTGATAGCCATCCCCAACGATCCTACCAACCTGGGCCGCGCACTGTTACTGTTGAAAAAAGTGGGCCTGATCGATCTCAAGCAAGACAAAGGCCTGTTGCCCACGTCGCTGGATATCACTGCCAACCCTCACCATTACCAGATTATGGAATTGGAAGGTGCGCAGTTGCCGCACGTGCTGGACGATCCTAAAGTCGCGGTAGCGGTAATCAGTACCACCTATATCAACCAGATTGGCCTGACACCAACTAAAGACGGCATCTTTATCGAGGATAAAGACTCGCCGTACACCAACATCGTGGTGGCTCGCGAAGATAATAAAGATGCACAGAACGTGCAGAACTTCGTTAAGGCCTATGAATCTGATGAGGTCGCCAAGGCGGCAGAGAAAATTTTCAACGGTGGCGCCGTTAAAGGTTGGTAA
- a CDS encoding DUF1460 domain-containing protein: MRWFTLLILSTTMMGCSSKQPSKIPVESHPQTVVHQTMTVTMDDYTVNKLQAVLALHAAVPEADKGRTIDLLSQAFLDTPYVANRLVGSANTPERLVIDFRGLDCFTYLDYIEALRTATSENEFSENVIQTRYVNGDIDFLHRKHFFTDWVYTQHVLADDITAKLSVNAVTVVKQLNRKTDGDVYLPGIPVVERSITYIPSEFIDDKVIGQLQTGDYIGIYTKLPGLDVTHTGFFIMTPQGPVLRHASSRKESMKVMDSTFSDYVLNTPGIVVLRPR, encoded by the coding sequence ATGCGTTGGTTTACCCTACTGATCTTGAGCACAACAATGATGGGGTGCAGCAGTAAACAACCGAGCAAGATCCCGGTAGAATCTCACCCGCAAACAGTGGTACATCAGACAATGACGGTAACAATGGACGATTACACAGTAAACAAATTGCAGGCCGTGCTGGCGCTGCATGCGGCAGTACCCGAAGCGGATAAGGGCCGAACCATCGACCTGCTTTCACAGGCTTTTCTGGACACGCCTTACGTAGCTAACCGCTTGGTGGGTTCTGCCAATACTCCGGAACGACTGGTTATTGATTTCCGTGGGCTGGATTGCTTTACCTATCTGGATTACATCGAGGCCCTCAGAACCGCCACCAGCGAGAACGAATTTAGCGAAAACGTTATTCAGACACGTTACGTCAACGGGGATATCGATTTTCTGCATCGCAAACATTTCTTCACCGACTGGGTTTACACCCAACATGTGCTTGCCGATGATATCACCGCAAAGCTCAGCGTAAACGCCGTTACGGTTGTTAAACAGCTCAACCGCAAGACTGACGGCGACGTTTACCTGCCGGGTATACCGGTGGTCGAGCGGAGCATTACCTATATTCCCAGCGAATTCATTGATGACAAGGTCATCGGCCAATTACAGACCGGCGACTATATCGGTATCTACACCAAGCTACCTGGGCTGGATGTCACCCATACCGGATTCTTTATTATGACGCCGCAAGGCCCGGTACTTCGCCACGCCTCCTCGCGCAAAGAGAGTATGAAAGTGATGGACTCAACCTTTAGCGACTACGTGCTCAATACGCCAGGTATCGTAGTGCTGCGGCCACGTTGA
- a CDS encoding acyltransferase, producing the protein MSAKIRTRQSGINNVQAGQNVMVIEPSNLYGCQLGDDVFVGPFVEIQKNVSVGARSKIQSHSFICEYVTLGEDCFIGHGVMFANDLFKGGTPNADPASWGHTRLGNRVSVGSGATILAVEICDDVVIGAGAVVSKNITRKGIYAGNPARLLRELD; encoded by the coding sequence ATGTCAGCCAAGATCCGTACCCGCCAAAGCGGGATTAATAATGTACAGGCCGGACAGAACGTGATGGTGATCGAACCGAGCAACCTGTATGGATGCCAGCTCGGTGACGACGTGTTCGTCGGGCCGTTTGTCGAGATCCAGAAAAACGTCAGCGTCGGCGCGCGTAGCAAGATCCAGTCCCACAGCTTTATCTGCGAATACGTTACCCTGGGTGAAGATTGTTTTATCGGCCACGGCGTGATGTTTGCCAACGATCTGTTTAAAGGCGGCACGCCCAATGCCGATCCGGCAAGCTGGGGGCACACTCGGCTTGGCAACCGGGTTTCTGTCGGTTCCGGTGCTACCATTCTGGCCGTGGAAATCTGCGATGATGTGGTAATTGGTGCCGGTGCGGTCGTCAGCAAAAATATTACCCGCAAAGGTATCTATGCGGGCAATCCCGCCAGATTACTCAGAGAGCTGGATTAA
- a CDS encoding antimicrobial resistance protein Mig-14 produces MTTSAFGWRQGTAAEYEQCHRLYGGSFITHPEVLTFLHQRLDCQPRYYIKRDNHDLLVGAFCSWQNSNFACDGKTAKRLKVDCYQLNKDEMILPMHPEFKSVLPFKTKILSSLNENNVFNATFKLNSGRSICLAKGCGKGGFSSSTKNSRNRELKKFLNAGGEVFDQASFTPEELTTIYFDLFEKRRGKRPKNFSETVDMLTSLRSFFFGHVLFLAGKPCAFHMIAKAESHEWINFDYINGGYDQSHDTFCPGTIVTWLNVKSAYELCEEAGKAMRYSFGKPTAAYKDRWCYRAPLGRVLAV; encoded by the coding sequence TTGACGACATCAGCCTTCGGATGGAGGCAAGGTACAGCAGCAGAATATGAGCAATGTCATCGCCTGTACGGTGGTAGTTTCATCACTCATCCTGAAGTCCTGACGTTTCTTCATCAACGCCTGGATTGCCAGCCTCGCTATTATATCAAGCGCGATAATCACGATCTTCTTGTTGGTGCTTTCTGTTCTTGGCAAAATTCAAATTTCGCCTGTGATGGCAAGACAGCGAAACGATTAAAGGTTGATTGTTATCAGCTCAACAAAGATGAAATGATCCTTCCTATGCACCCTGAATTCAAAAGTGTATTGCCATTCAAAACCAAAATACTCTCCTCTTTAAATGAAAATAACGTGTTTAACGCCACCTTTAAACTTAATAGCGGCAGGTCAATATGCTTAGCCAAAGGTTGCGGTAAAGGTGGATTTTCATCTTCAACGAAAAATAGCCGGAACAGAGAATTAAAAAAATTCCTGAATGCTGGTGGGGAAGTATTTGACCAAGCTTCGTTCACCCCAGAAGAGCTTACAACGATTTATTTCGATCTCTTTGAAAAAAGACGAGGAAAAAGGCCTAAAAACTTTTCAGAAACCGTTGATATGCTGACGTCGCTGCGGTCTTTTTTCTTTGGGCATGTGCTATTTTTGGCTGGAAAACCCTGCGCTTTCCATATGATAGCCAAGGCAGAAAGCCATGAATGGATTAATTTTGACTATATCAATGGGGGTTATGATCAATCCCATGATACATTTTGTCCTGGAACGATAGTAACCTGGCTTAATGTCAAATCTGCCTATGAACTGTGCGAAGAAGCCGGTAAAGCCATGCGATATTCTTTTGGTAAACCGACTGCCGCTTATAAAGATCGTTGGTGCTATCGAGCTCCTCTTGGCCGCGTATTAGCTGTCTGA
- the dld gene encoding D-lactate dehydrogenase, whose product MTQSSNQAFINQLKHIVGSPQVLTGERSTERYRTGFRSGGGKALAVVFPTRLLQLWQILQACVAADKIVIMQAANTGLTEGSTPSGEDYDREIVIVSTLRLDHIQVLDNGKQVVGFPGSTLNKLERLLKPYGREPHSVIGSSCIGASVIGGVCNNSGGSLVKRGPAYTEMALYAKLDADGELRLVNHLGIKLGDTPEEILTRLEKGDYRPTDVEHGELRASDNEYASRVRDIDADTPSRFNADKRRLFEASGCAGKLAVFAVRLDTFAKEDREQVFYIGTNDTAVLTALRRHMLSQFDNLPVAGEYMHRDIFDIAEIYGKDTFMMIDKLGTDQMPRFFTLKGRVDATLNKLPLLPHNFTDCLMQKLSKLAPNHLPPRMKDYRQRFEHHLLLKMAGPGVAEAQEYLQGYFAQADGDFFVCTPDEGKKAFLHRFAAAGAAVRYHAVHADQVEDILALDIALRRNDTEWFETLPPEIDSQLVHKLYYGHFMCHVFHQDYVVKKGVDSHALKEQMLAILDRRGAEYPAEHNVGHLYHAKADLQAFYQSADPTNSFNPGIGKTSKQKHWGSNTQ is encoded by the coding sequence ATGACGCAGTCCTCAAATCAGGCATTTATCAATCAGCTCAAGCATATTGTCGGCAGCCCACAGGTGCTGACCGGTGAGCGCAGTACAGAACGTTATCGTACCGGTTTCCGCTCTGGTGGCGGCAAGGCGCTGGCCGTGGTGTTCCCCACCCGGCTGCTGCAGCTATGGCAAATTCTGCAGGCCTGCGTCGCCGCCGATAAGATCGTGATTATGCAGGCGGCCAACACTGGCCTGACCGAAGGTTCCACGCCCAGCGGCGAGGATTACGACCGCGAGATCGTGATTGTCAGCACCCTGCGGCTTGACCATATTCAGGTATTGGACAACGGCAAGCAGGTGGTTGGCTTCCCCGGCAGTACGCTTAACAAGCTGGAAAGGTTGCTCAAACCTTATGGTCGTGAACCGCATTCAGTGATCGGCTCCTCTTGTATTGGCGCTTCAGTCATCGGTGGCGTGTGTAACAATTCCGGCGGTTCGCTGGTCAAACGCGGCCCGGCCTATACCGAAATGGCGTTGTACGCCAAGCTGGACGCCGATGGCGAATTGCGGTTGGTTAATCACCTGGGCATTAAACTTGGCGATACGCCGGAAGAGATCCTCACGCGGTTGGAAAAAGGAGACTACCGGCCAACGGATGTGGAACACGGTGAGTTGCGCGCCTCCGATAACGAATACGCCAGCCGGGTACGCGATATTGATGCCGATACCCCTTCCCGCTTCAACGCCGATAAACGCCGTTTGTTCGAAGCCTCCGGCTGCGCTGGCAAGCTGGCGGTGTTTGCCGTACGACTGGATACTTTTGCCAAAGAAGATCGGGAGCAGGTGTTCTATATCGGCACCAACGATACTGCGGTATTGACCGCACTGCGCCGCCATATGCTCAGCCAGTTCGACAATCTGCCGGTAGCCGGGGAATATATGCATCGCGATATTTTCGATATCGCCGAGATATATGGCAAAGACACCTTTATGATGATCGACAAGCTAGGTACCGATCAGATGCCGCGCTTCTTCACCCTGAAAGGCCGTGTGGATGCCACGTTGAACAAATTGCCGCTGTTACCGCACAATTTCACCGACTGTCTGATGCAGAAACTCAGCAAACTGGCTCCTAACCATCTGCCGCCGCGCATGAAAGACTATCGCCAACGTTTTGAGCACCATCTGCTGCTGAAAATGGCCGGGCCGGGTGTGGCGGAGGCCCAAGAATATCTGCAAGGCTATTTTGCCCAGGCCGATGGGGATTTCTTCGTCTGCACACCAGACGAAGGCAAAAAAGCGTTCCTGCACCGTTTTGCGGCTGCGGGGGCCGCCGTACGCTATCATGCGGTACATGCCGATCAGGTAGAAGACATTCTGGCGCTGGACATCGCCCTACGCCGCAACGATACCGAATGGTTCGAAACCCTGCCGCCAGAGATCGACAGCCAGTTGGTACATAAGCTGTATTACGGCCACTTTATGTGCCATGTGTTCCATCAGGATTATGTGGTGAAGAAAGGCGTCGACAGCCATGCGCTGAAAGAACAGATGCTGGCAATTCTCGACCGGCGTGGTGCGGAGTATCCTGCCGAGCACAACGTCGGCCATCTGTATCATGCCAAAGCGGATTTACAGGCGTTCTATCAGAGTGCCGATCCCACCAACAGCTTTAACCCTGGTATTGGCAAAACCAGCAAACAAAAACACTGGGGCAGCAATACCCAGTAA